In the Mycolicibacter minnesotensis genome, GATGCAAGCGTCCCGGCTTCCATAACACCTGTCGACGTTCAACCGCGACAACGTGCACCTGGTGGTCGACCCCATCGACCGGATCACCCCTACTGGTGTGGTCACGGCCGACGGCACGGCCCACGACGTCGACGTGCTGATTCTGGCGACCGGGTTCAAAGTGATGGACAGCGACAACCTGCCCACCTTCAGTGTCACGGGGGTCGGCGGTCAAACACTGCACCAGTTCTGGGACGAACACCGGCTGCAGGCCTACGAAGGTGTCAGCATCCCCGGGTTCCCCAACATGTTCAGCGTGTTCGGCCCCTACGGTTACGTCGGGTCGTCGTACTTCGCGCTGGTCGAAGCTCAGACCCACCACATCGTCCGCTGTCTCAAGCGTGCCCGCGGCCGTGGTGCTACCCGGGTGGAGATCTCCGAAGCCGCCAACGCCCGCTACTTCGCCGAGATGATGAGCAAACGGCATCGGCAGGTGTTCTGGCAGGACAGTTGCAAGCTGGCCAACAGCTACTACTTCGACAAGAACGGCGATGTCCCGCTACGCCCCACCACCACGGTGGAGGCCTATTGGCGCAGCCGGCGCTTCGATCTCGACGACTACCGGTTCAGCGCCTGAGTTTTACCGCGCGAGCGTGAATCTGGCTTCACGTCCGGCGCCGAGCGTGAAGCTGCCTTCACGCTCGGCGGCGGCAATCGAATCAGATGGCGCGCTTGAGGTCGTCGACCTTGTCGAGCTTCTCCCACGGCAATTCGATGTCGGTACGACCGAAGTGACCGTATGCGGCGGTCGGTGCGTAGATCGGCCGCAGCAGGTCCAGGTCACGCACGATCGCGCCGGGGCGCAGGTCGAAGACCTCGGGCACGATCTTCTCGATCTTGATCGGGTCGACGGTGGCGGTGCCGAAGGTCTCGATGAACAGACCGACCGGTGCGGCCTTGCCGATGGCGTAGGCGACCTGCACCTCGACGCGCTGCGCCAAGCCCGCGGCGACGATGTTCTTGGCCACAACGCATCGCGTACGCGGCCGAGCGGTCCACCTTCGACGGGTCCTTGCCGGAGGGCACCGCCGCCGTGGCGAGCCCAGCCGCCGTAGGTGTCGACGATGATCTTGCGGCCGGTCAGATGGCGTCACCATCGGCCCGCCGACGACGAAGTTGCCGGTCGGGTTGATCAGCACGCGGGTCGAGGAGGAGTCCAGCGTCTCGTGGGCGAGCTCGGCAAGCACGGTGGAGATGACGTGCTCGCGCAGGTCGGGGTCCAGGGTGTTGACCAGGTCAATGCCCTCGGCGTGCTGGGTGGAGATCACCACAGTGTCCAGCCGGGTCGGGACGTCATCTTCGTACTCGATGGTGACCTGGGTCTTGCCGTCCGGACGCAGGTAGTCCAGCGTGCCGTTCTTGCGAACCTCGGTCAGACGCCGCGACAGCCGGTGGGCCAGCGCGATAGGCAGCGGCATCAGTTCCGGGGTGTCGGCGATCGCGTAGCCGAACATCAGGCCCTGGTCGCCGGCGCCCTGGGAGTCCAGCGGGTCGGCTGCGCCCTCGACGCGGGCTTCGTGTGCGGTGTCGACGCCCTGGGCGATGTCGGGCGACTGTGCGCCGATTCCGATGTTGACGCCGCAGCTCGCGCCATCGAAACCCTTCTCCGACGAGTCGTAGCCGATCTCCAGGATGCGCTCACGCACGGTGTTGGTGATGTTGGCGAACGCCTCGCGGGCGCTGGTCGTGACCTCACCGACTACGTGGACCTGGCCGGTGGTGACCAGGGTCTCCACCGCGACCCGGGAGCGGGGGTCATCGGCGAGCAGTGCGTCGAGCACCGAGTCGCTGATGGCGTCACAGATCTTGTCGGGGTGGCCTTCGGTCACCGACTCACTGGTGAACAGCCGTCCCTTTTCGCTCACAATGTCGCCTTCCGGGTAATCGATCAAAAGTTGGCTCGGGCAAATATAGCGATGCGGTCTTCGGGAGAGCCTGGCAGCCCGGCGCCCACCCCGCGCCACGGGCCGGGTGCTGGCTGTGCTGCCTCCGGGAGGTACGACAACTTCCCCACGAGAGAAACCTGGACGACTCGGCCCTGCGAGCGCCCACTCTACCGTCCTGTCACAGCTGACGCCGTCTCGACCCGGAGCGCCCAGCCCACCAGCGACCGCAGGTAACTCAGCACCAGCTCGTCTGGATGGGCGCGCGGATCGGTGAGATGCAGCAGGGCCAGTTCTTCCACGGCGGACAGCAGCAGGCGCATCGTCACGCCGTCGGCGTCGATCGGGCGAGCCGCCAGCCGCGAAAGCCGCCGCGCGTGATGGTCCGTGCATAGCGACGGCCCAGTTCCGTGCGGGTCTGGAGTTGCGATGGAGCTCCGGCTGGCGGGCTCAAGATGATCCGCCAGCTGGTGGGCGCCGCGTGCAAGTAGGCCAGAATGCCCCCCGAGCGCGTCGGGGTCATCGGCCGGTGGGCCCTCCACACTGCGCATTCCCGCGAACGCGATCCCCGATTCGCGATCCAGAAGAGCCGACATCAGGCCGGCGAGATCGCCGAAGTTCTGATACACGACGGTGCGGGTGACCTGTGCGGCACGTGCCACCCTGTCTATGGTCACCGCGGCAAAGCCCTCGGCCGCAACGATGTCGCGGGCGTGGTCGAGCAGCTGCTCCCGCCGCTCCTGCGACGACATCCGCCGCTTCGGCTCCGGCTGGGTGCTCATGTGGAGGCCGGCAGGTTGAGCAGTAGCTCCACCGCGCGAGCAGCGCTCTGCGCCGCGCTTTCCATGGTCGCCGACCAGTCGGTACGGGTCCAATCACCGGCGAGGACCAGGCTCGGCACCGACGTGCGCTGGTCGGGCCGCAACCCAGAGGTGCCGACCACCTGCGAGAACGTGGCTTTGGGCATTTTGACCACCTGTGCGGCCACCACAGTCGCCTCGGACGCTGCCGGATAATAACGACGCAGCATGTCCATCTGCTCGGCAACGATCTGCTCGTTGGACCGGTGGATCTGCTCGTAGGCGCCGCTGGTGGTCAGGCAATAGCCAGGCGCCGTTGGGGTCGCGGCCCTGCATCCGCTGCCGGTCGAACACCTCGTCTATGACGCCCGTGCCGCCGATCACCGACTCCATCGCCGCTTCGGTGCCCAACGGCCGGTCGAGGTACAGGTTGGTGCTCACGATCGGCGTGTAGTGCAGCTTTTCGGCAGCAGCGTAAATTTCGGCGTGCTCGGGCAGATCGTCGAGCAAACCCGCGATATTGGAGTTGGGCACCGCGCACACCACGGCGTCTGCCGCCAGCTCAGTACCGTCCGCCAACTGCACAGCGCGAACCGCATTGTTCTCCACCACGATTCGCCGGGCCACTGTGCGGTAGCGGACCTCGACGCGAACACCTCGAGCGCACCCGAGATGTAGAGGGTGTCCAGATCGGTGGTGGGGTAACCGATCGTCACCGCACTGCGGTGACGCAGGCTAACCGGATCCCCGTGGCAAGAACATCGGCAAAGACCTTGGCCGAACCCCGGTCCACCGGCTCGGCGGCGATGCCGAGCGCGAGCCAGTCCCACACCGCCTCGCGGGCTCGAGCGGGCATCCCGACGCGGCTCAGCCACTGGTCTGTACTCAGGTCAGGCAGATCGGCGGGCTGGAACAGCGCCTCACCGGTCAGCCGCACCGTGGCGACCGCGGTTCGCAGCCGGTCGAGCAGGCCGGCATCGGGGTGCGGACCGAACAGGGTCCGCATCGCGCCCAGTCCGCGCGTCAGCATCCGGGTGCTGGCACCGCCGGGCCAGCGCAGTGTCCCGCCGGTCGGAAACTCGACCATCGAACGGGTACCGACGCTGGTCAGATACCGGAAGAGATGGTCATAGCCGCTGGCGATCACATGCTGACCGTTGTCGGCGACGTCGGCGATTCCGGACCTGCATGGCCTGGGTGCGTCCACCGAGCCGTCCGCGCCGCTCCAGCAGGGTCACCTTCTTGCCCTCGGCCAACCAGACCGCCGCCAGGCCAGGCCACCGCCGATCACCACGTACCGTCGATCGTCCATGCCACCAACCCTTCCGAGTAACTTACGAATCGTAAGTTACTGGGAGGGCGCCAGGCGGTCAACGCCTCCGGCAGACCTGGTCACCCAGGAGGCAATCATTCCCCACCGGCGGCGAGGAAGGCCGCCACCGCATCGACGATCCGGCTGGCCATCAGGGTCTTGGGCCCGATTCCAGGGCGGACTCGGTTCCGTCCGCGGCCAACAACCATCCGTCGTTGTGGTCGACGAACGCTCGGCCATCGCCGACCGCATTGACCACCAACAGGTCACAACCCTTGCGGCGCAGCTTCGCGCGGGCGTGGAACAACACGTCGCCGTTCTCATCGCCGGTCTCCGCGGCAAAGCCCACAATCGCCCGCATGTTGGGCAGCTGGCCATCGGTACGGGCACGCACCGCGCCGGCCAGTACGTCCTCGTTGCGGACCAGGTCGATGGTTGGGGGCTGGTCGTCCTCCCCCGGACCCTTCTTGATCTTGGCCGGAGCCACCCGCACCGGGCGGAAATCGGCTACCGCCGCGGCCATCACCAGCACATGCGCCTCCGGGGCGTGCTTGACGACCGCGTCATGCAGCTGCTGAGCAGAGCTGACGTGAACCACGTGGACTCCGGCCGGATCTATCAGCCCTGCCGTGCGCGGCGATCAGAGTCACTTCGGCGCCACGCTGTGCCACCCGGGCGACGGCGTAGCCCTGTTTGCCCGAACTGCGGTTGCCGATGAATCGGACCGGGTCGATGGGCTCGCGGGTACCGCCCGCAGTCACCAGGACCTTCTGCCCAGCCAGATCATGCGGCAGCGCGTCGGCCCGCTCCAGTAACAGCGACGCGAAGGTGTTGATCTCTTCAGCTTCGGGCAGCCGCCCAGCGCCGGTGTCGGCACCGGTCAGGCGGCCGGAGGCGGGTTCGAGCACAACCGCGCCGCGTTGCCGCAAAGTCGTGACATTGGCGACAGTCGCCGGGTGTTGCCACATCTCGGTGTGCATCGCCGGAGCGAACAGCACCGGACATCGGGCGGTCAGCAGCGTGGCGGTCAGCAGGTCGTCGGCGCGGCCGGAGACCGCGCGGGCCAGCAGGTCTGCGGTCGCAGGTGCCACCACGACCAGGTCGGCTTGTTGTCCCAGCGCCACATGGGGTACGCCGGGTACGTCGTCGAAGACGCCGGTGTGTACCGGCTGGCCCGACAACGCCTCGAAGGTGGCCGCGCCGACGAACCGCAGCGCGGACTCGGTGGGGACCACGCGTACGGCGTGTCCGGCCTCGGCAAGCTGTCGGACCACGGTGCACGCCTTGTATGCGGCGATGCCTCCGGCGACACCGACGACGACCCGTTTCTGGCCCACCGGTATGACCCGCCCTGCCCGGCTCGGGCTATTCGCCTTCGGTGTATTCGAGCAGGTCGCCGTGGATCTCGCGCAGCGCGATCGACAGCGGCTTCTCCTGCAGACCAGGCTCGACCAGCGGGCCGACGTACTCAAGGATGCCCTCGCCGAGCTGGTTGTAGTAGTCGTTGATCTGCCGCGCCCGCTTGGCCGCGTAGATCACCAGGGCGTACTTGCTCGAAGCACGCTGCAACAGCTCATCGATGGGCGGGTTGGTGATGCCGAGAGGCGTGTCGTAACCGCCGATCAACGCCGGGTCGAACTCGTCGGCGTCGGTCACCACGGCCGAGTCGATCTGCGAGGTACTCACGAAGGACAATCTCCTAAAAGCTCATCTGGCTGGGGCGGGTCGCGCCTGCTGGTTTTTCGTCCGGGTAAATCAGACCGCGCCCGGTGCGGTATCCACCAGCAAGGATACCAATTCTGAGCAGGCGGTTTCCAATCGAGTGTTCACCACGACGGTGTCGAAGTCTCCCTGCGCCGCCAACTCGGTACGTGCGGTGGCCAGTCGGCGCTGCATAACCTCTTCGGTTTCGGTGCCACGACCGACCAACCTGGCCTGCAGCGTCTCCCAGTCCGGCGGGGCGAAACACCAGGAGGGCCTCCGGCAGCGCCTTCTTGATGGCCCTGGCGCCGGCCAGATCGACCTCGATCAGAACGGGCCGACCGGCGTGGGTGGCCTCGGCTACCGGTGCCGCTGGGGTACCTGAGCGCTGTAGCCCGCCGTGAATGTCGGCCCACTCCAGCAACGCGTTCTCGGCAACCAGCCGGTCAAATTCGGCCGGGGTGACAAAGCGGTAGTCGACGCCGTCCACCTCCCCGGGCCTAGGCGCCCGGGTGGTGGCCGACACACTGAAGTACAGATCCGGCACCCGCTCTCGCAGGCACCGGACCACGCTCGACTTACCGACCGCGGATGGGCCGGACAGCACCACAACGCGTCCCGCGTGCCTGCCGCCCGGCCCTCCACCGGTTCTCACCGCCGGGTCAGGAGAAGTCGAACTTCTCCAGCAGCGCCTTGCGCTGCCGGTCGCCCAGGCCGCGCAGCCGGCGGGTGGGGGCGATCTCCAGCTCGGTCATGATCTCCTGCGCCTTGACCTTGCCAACCTTGGGCAACGCCTCCAGCAGAGCAGACACCTTCATCTTGCCCAGGACCTCATCGGTCTCGGCGTCCTTGAGCACCTGCTTGAGGTTGGTGCCTCCACGCTTGAGCCGGTCCTTGAGCTCCGCTCGGGCCCGACGTGCGGCCGCTGCCTTCTCCAACGCGGCGGCGCGCTGTTCGTCGGTCAACTGGGGAAGGGCCACGATTCCTCCGTCTCGTCATCATCGACAACGTCGATGTTTTCCTTGTCCCGGCCAGGTACTTCGGCCAGAGACGACGACCGTACCCACGCCGTCTGACGAAATCTAACCCCACCCCCCCGTTTCCGGCTACAAATGCCCAGCGTATGGGGTTTGGGCGCGGCGAGCTCCGACCCGGGTCCGCGACGTTCCATCCACCCTGCCCGAGGGAGCCGCCGGCTCTGCCGGCCTGAACCGAAAGCCGCTCTGAACTAGCCTTTTGGCCGTTTTCGCGAGCCGGATGGGATGCGCCGCCATGGCCGCCGCGGCAGCCGCCACGAGCCGACCGGAGCCTGCAGCAATGACTTC is a window encoding:
- the mihF gene encoding integration host factor, actinobacterial type encodes the protein MALPQLTDEQRAAALEKAAAARRARAELKDRLKRGGTNLKQVLKDAETDEVLGKMKVSALLEALPKVGKVKAQEIMTELEIAPTRRLRGLGDRQRKALLEKFDFS
- a CDS encoding helix-turn-helix domain-containing protein encodes the protein MSTQPEPKRRMSSQERREQLLDHARDIVAAEGFAAVTIDRVARAAQVTRTVVYQNFGDLAGLMSALLDRESGIAFAGMRSVEGPPADDPDALGGHSGLLARGAHQLADHLEPASRSSIATPDPHGTGPSLCTDHHARRLSRLAARPIDADGVTMRLLLSAVEELALLHLTDPRAHPDELVLSYLRSLVGWALRVETASAVTGR
- the rpoZ gene encoding DNA-directed RNA polymerase subunit omega gives rise to the protein MSTSQIDSAVVTDADEFDPALIGGYDTPLGITNPPIDELLQRASSKYALVIYAAKRARQINDYYNQLGEGILEYVGPLVEPGLQEKPLSIALREIHGDLLEYTEGE
- a CDS encoding FAD-dependent oxidoreductase, which translates into the protein MDAPRPCRSGIADVADNGQHVIASGYDHLFRYLTSVGTRSMVEFPTGGTLRWPGGASTRMLTRGLGAMRTLFGPHPDAGLLDRLRTAVATVRLTGEALFQPADLPDLSTDQWLSRVGMPARAREAVWDWLALGIAAEPVDRGSAKVFADVLATGIRLACVTAVR
- a CDS encoding FAD-dependent oxidoreductase — protein: MLRRYYPAASEATVVAAQVVKMPKATFSQVVGTSGLRPDQRTSVPSLVLAGDWTRTDWSATMESAAQSAARAVELLLNLPAST